DNA from Bombus vancouverensis nearcticus chromosome 14, iyBomVanc1_principal, whole genome shotgun sequence:
TCAATAAATCTAATCCTAAATGGAAAGCACCGCCGACAGCGCCGATTGATTACTCATATGTGAGGCCTCAGCACATTCCCGCGATTAATAGTCTGTGTAGCCAATTCTTTTGGCCGGGCATTGATTGTGAGTGAACACAACGATTATATAATGGTTTGATGCAAGAttatcttttataaaaaaatttatataaaaaattcttatgTTTTCAGTGACAGAGTGCTTGCAGTACCCTGACTTTAGCTGTGTGGTTTTGTACAAAAAGTTAATTATAGGATTTGCAATTTTAGTTCCCGATGTTGGTTACAACGAAGCTTACATATCATTTTTTCTAACTCGTCCTGAATGGCGTAGATCTGGCATAGGAACATTTATGCTGTATCATTTAATCCAAACGTGTATGGGCAAAGATGTTACGTTACACGTTTCAGCTACTAACCCAGCGTTAATTTTATATCAGAAATTCGGTTTTAAAGTAGAAGAATTTGTTCAAGATTTTTATGACAAATACATGCCACCGAATTCACGAGAATGTAGACACGCGCTGTTCTTACGATTGAGcagataaatacatatattgaaTAGTGTATTTGTTGTGCATATATGAAATACACGTGATGCTAATTAAATCAATTTGACTTTCGTGTAATGATgtatgtaatgtatatataaacaataataCGTTTATTTGTTACGTACAAAGGAATATTTTCGATTTTGTACGGGATATGAACTATACTATGTAAATATTCGTACAATAAATGCAatcttaataaatttattttaaaaattatcaaattatttgTTCCACATGATAATGCAGTACGCTCCTTAtaggattaattataatttctgcAGAGGAAAGTGAAATGGAATTTGTACAAATGGCCAGTACTATTAACttactattaaaaatataaattattaagtactattaaaaaaaaaactatagTTTCTCTTCTAGCAAAAACAAATCTCAGTTATTATTGCATcttgtataattattattatattacagaaTTCAACAGTTGGCGcaactaataaaataatgatCCATATACTATTTTAtcgattataaaaattcattcgatGGTAATATTTAAATGTCCTCAAACTTCATAAAtgcattatatgtatgtatgcataGAATTAATATCCACAATTACGTTCATCAAGTATATCAATAGCATACTCGGCTAAGTTCAGATCGTAACGAGAACAATATTTCACTTATCTTTTTCCGTCCAATAGAGTTAAATGTgcaaaattattgttatttgcCAAAGTAATATAAACTTTATTCAATATATATTGCTAGTATATTATTTACTGAATATATCGTTTATTTATCATGGTGTCGATATTACGTTTCATAAAGCGCGCGCGATTTTCGGTCGCGTTTTCGATCTATAACTAGGAGTGGGGATTACTGACGTCATTAAATAAGTGCTACGGAACTGCCGTCGACCCATTCTCGAAAGTTCCGGAAGCCACTAGAAGGAAAGTTTGTATATATGGACTGCACAGCTTACGCGACACTTTAGTACGTAAAGAGAGGTGTTAAATGTTGTTTCATCCAATCTGTCAGAAACAAACATTTCATCAAACTGCATAACGTTTTTTCAGAAATCTCAGTGAATTTAGTGCCAATTGGATTTTCTAATTTATCAAGCGATAACAAGAACAGCAACGGTAAGTGTCGAATGAAAATCATCAACGATAAATACTACCGTAGGGTGTTCCTTGGATTCTGTCAGATGTTCGTGAGGAAATAAAATGGGCGATCCGCGATGGGGAGTCATTCGAGTATATTCGTAGCATAATTTTATGATAGATAAATGCTTCAAGGTGGAGATTAGGGAAGCCATCGTGGACAcagtagaatttatttttacgctGCTCGCAATCGTTGCACGTTTGTAGAAGCGGACACGTTCGTCGCTTGTACGCGCTCATCATTGCCAGAAATAGATATCGGTGAAATACATACGTGGGTGTGCGTTAGAGAGACATCCATACTTCTTTTCTCGAGAATATGCGAAAAAATGGCAGATCATTGGCATTATCGTATTTAGTACCTATATACCATTGTTCAGTCTCCGTCTCTCGATAGTTGGGAGAACGGAACAGGTTTTCTACTCTTGTGCTTTTACCAGTTTAATTCGATAATAAATGCTATCTGATATAAAACCAACTGTTCTTCAAACTTTCAAATTTCCAGAGTTATGTAGCCTTTTCACAATTACTTGTTTTCTCGATTGCAAAACCTATACGTCATATAATAGTAGTATTAGTACTAGGATGCAAAGTTTGACCGTACCGTAAAAGATTTCGATAAAGCACTCAAGATTTCGTTTGATAAATTTTTGTAGACATTTCGTTAGTCTAAATCAATAACCTCCAATACAATTATGTAAAGTTATGTAAATAGAAAAGTAAGATGGAACTGAAAAATGattttgatatatgtatataataaaaaagaatatattttgtatttcctAAAGTGATTTGTAAAAGACAAAAACAGTTCTTTGTGTTGTATGACGTCGAATCGTACTTGAAACTTCAGAAAGAGCCGCACTTTTATGGTCACGTTGCGTTAAACATCGTTTCCCAAATCGTCGATATAGAACATTATACGGACCCTCGAAAAACGTGTTTTGCAATGATGTAATATTTCACTTGGATCACACATTGTTATGTATGTAATGTTCGCGATATATGCAACAGTATAATTTTGAATAGAATGTAATATGTATGATATACTTTCCATAAAAAAATAACTTACAAAATGCTTCATATATGTCATAAATCTACTTATAGTTTAATAGAAAACAATTTAAGTAAATTGAAGTAATTTCTTATAATTAGATGATATAATGATTTAGAAAAATACCATAAAAAGGGATCAATGAAATGTAATTTGataattgtaaataaaagaCAATAAATTGATTCTTTGTTTcaacaaatttgtatttttcatttttacacaAACAATATATCAATCTtccttttatttaaattgttcCAGATCTGTAACCAATGGGGAAAGATTACTATAAAATATTAGGCATAAGCAAAATTGCCAGTGACGATGAGATCAAAAAAGCCTACAGAAAGTTAGCTTTAAAGTATCATCCTGATAAAAACAGGAGTGCTGGGGCAGAGGAGAAGTTCAAGGAAATAGCTGAAGCTTATGAAGTACTTTCTGATGCTAAAAAGAGGGAAGTATATGACAAGTTTGGAGAGGAAGGATTAAAGGGAGGAGCTGGAACAGCAGGAGGAGGTGGCGGTGGCACGACATATACTTTCCATGGAGATCCAAAAGCAACGTTTGCTCAATTCTTTGGTTCTGCTAGTCCTTTCCAAACATTTTTTGAATTTGGAGGCCCTATAGGAAACCGGGTTTTCACTTTCCACGATGATGATATGGACATAGACGATCCACTTGGATTGGGAGTTGGACCACAACGTCAAGGTCAAGGTGGAGCTTTTAGGTCACATTCTTTCAACTTTGTGGGGTCTAATTCTGGCAGAGGAGGCAATAAAGACCGCGCTCAAGACCCTGCTATCGAGCATGATCTGTATATCAGCTTAGAAGAGATTCTACGTGGTTgtacaaagaaaatgaaaatctcCAAACGAGTTGTTCAGCCAGATGGTTCTACCAAAAAAGAAGACAAGGTTCTCACAATTAATGTAAAACCTGGATGGAAAGCTGGCACTAAGATAACGTTCCAAAAAGAAGGTGACCAGGGCCGTGGAAAGGTTCCAGCAGATATTGTTTTCATCATCAGAGATAAACCACATCCTCTTTTTAGAAGGGAAGGAAGTGATATACGATACACTTGCAAACTAAGTCTGAAACAAGCTTTATGCGGTACTATCATTGAAGTTCCTACGCTTACTGGCGAAAAAATCAACTTAAATTTGACAAGAGAAATTGTAAAACCCAATATGGTTAGGAGGATTCAGGGTCATGGCCTACCATTCCCAAAGGAACCATCAAGGAAAGGTGATCTCCTGGTCTCATTCGACATCAAATTTCCTGACACATTAACGCAAAGTGCGAGGGACATATTGTACGATACTCTACCGAATTGAACACAGAATTGAGAACGAAAAAAAGCATGGATAATTGTCATCACAACGACAGTCCTCTAATCGTCCCAATTGACGAGAATAAACACTCGTGTACGTTCTAGTACATAAATGCGTGGTTAGAGAGCTGTGAACAAATATTTGTTGAGACGATGCAAATAATAA
Protein-coding regions in this window:
- the LOC117157527 gene encoding dnaJ protein homolog 1, encoding MGKDYYKILGISKIASDDEIKKAYRKLALKYHPDKNRSAGAEEKFKEIAEAYEVLSDAKKREVYDKFGEEGLKGGAGTAGGGGGGTTYTFHGDPKATFAQFFGSASPFQTFFEFGGPIGNRVFTFHDDDMDIDDPLGLGVGPQRQGQGGAFRSHSFNFVGSNSGRGGNKDRAQDPAIEHDLYISLEEILRGCTKKMKISKRVVQPDGSTKKEDKVLTINVKPGWKAGTKITFQKEGDQGRGKVPADIVFIIRDKPHPLFRREGSDIRYTCKLSLKQALCGTIIEVPTLTGEKINLNLTREIVKPNMVRRIQGHGLPFPKEPSRKGDLLVSFDIKFPDTLTQSARDILYDTLPN